In one Carassius carassius chromosome 14, fCarCar2.1, whole genome shotgun sequence genomic region, the following are encoded:
- the LOC132157553 gene encoding L-threonine ammonia-lyase-like has product MNLAAQFFAKFVNDGQETRRSFNDSEEYDPFWQSAEQRRGSSKPDCSFHSGPCVKDTHIGNGRPGRRSTLICPERLKDFGAEEYLNGDVKVFESSVSEPPEVQLMSTPKPAVKKSKTTAKDPPEHLRRCLQTTDQQRKGVIVATDSSFSRAVAFHAVELRIPVFVIMPACCSPPRLRMYRDYGAMVISYGSTALDSINNARHLARENGYLCLEEDDSAVYLAGLGSVGLEIYEQVPELDVVIVPAGGHCELLVGTAAAIKHLNPRISVIGVEPEEFPLLLQSLKTDAPIKDLHCNPNKKLYRDLLDHSLSTHCFQLAKKTVDKVISVRESDALVAMLRFQEYEHSTVDTEGALGLAAILAGQLPELKGKRVAVVVSSANMELDLLLQCVERALVLDDRVSRFTVHLDDWPRDMAKLLDLLAREDVRLLDVYHRRYSDKAELFKAQVECIVEMRDKSQNTQLRRTLSDRYHSLHWLER; this is encoded by the exons ATGAATTTGGCAGCACAGTTTTTTGCTAAGTTTGTGAACGACGGCCAGGAGACGCGGAGGAGCTTTAATGACAGCGAGGAATATGATCCCTTCTGGCAGAG TGCGGAGCAGCGCAGAGGATCCTCCAAACCTGACTGCTCCTTCCACAGCGGCCCGTGTGTTAAAGACACCCACATCGGGAACGGACGCCCGGGCCGCCGCTCCACACTCATCTGCCCGGAACGCCTGAAGGACTTCGGAGCCGAGGAGTACCTCAATGGAGACGTGAAGGTGTTCGAGAGCAGCGTTTCAGAACCGCCGGAGGTCCAGTTAATGTCCACACCTAAACCAGCTGTGAAGAAGAGCAAGACTACAGCCAAAGATCCTCCCGAACATCTGCGCCGCTGCCTTCAGACTACA GATCAGCAGAGGAAGGGTGTGATCGTGGCCACAGACTCCAGCTTCTCGAGGGCCGTGGCGTTTCACGCGGTGGAGCTGAGGATCCCGGTGTTCGTCATCATGCCGGCGTGCTGCTCTCCTCCTCGTCTGCGCATGTACAGAGACTACGGTGCTATGGTTATTTCCTACGGCAGCACGGCCCTAGACTCCATCAATAACGCCAGACACCTGGCCAGAGAGAACGGATACCTGTGTCTGGAGGA GGACGACAGCGCTGTGTATCTGGCAGGTCTGGGATCAGTGGGTCTGGAGATCTACGAGCAGGTGCCCGAGCTGGACGTGGTCATCGTTCCTGCAGGTGGACACTGTGAGCTCCTGGTGGGGACCGCAGCTGCCATCAAACACCTGAACCCTCGCATCTCTGTCATA GGTGTAGAACCGGAGGAGtttcctcttctgctgcagtCGCTCAAAACAGACGCTCCCATTAAAGACCTCCACTGCAACCCCAACAAGAAACTCTACAGAG ATCTGCTGGATCACTCTCTGAGCACACACTGCTTCCAGCTGGCCAAGAAAACTGTGGACAAAGTCATTTCTGTCAG GGAGTCGGACGCTCTGGTGGCCATGCTGCGCTTCCAGGAGTACGAGCACTCGACCGTGGACACAGAAGGAGCTCTGGGCTTGGCTGCAATCTTAGCTGGACAACTGCCAGAGCTGAAAGGGAAAAG GGTGGCTGTGGTGGTCAGCAGTGCTAACATGGAGCTGGACCTGCTTCTGCAGTGTGTGGAGCGAGCTCTGGTTCTGGACGACAGAGTCAGTCGCTTCACCGTGCATCTGGACGACTGGCCCCGAGACATGGCCAAACTCCTGGACCTGCTGGCCCGAGAGGACGTCAG gttgcTGGATGTTTATCACAGACGGTACAGTGATAAAGCAGAGCTCTTCAAAGCACAG GTGGAGTGTATCGTAGAAATGAGGGACAAAAGTCAGAACACACAGCTGCGCCGGACGCTCTCAGACCGATACCATTCACTGCACTGGCTGGAGcggtga